The Gammaproteobacteria bacterium genome window below encodes:
- the lepA gene encoding elongation factor 4, with the protein MERIRNFSIIAHIDHGKSTLADRFIQHCGGLSEREMSAQVLDSMDLERERGITIKAQSVSLDYKAKDGHTYQLNIIDTPGHVDFSYEVSRSLAACEGALLVVDASQGVEAQSVANCYTAIDLGLEILPILNKMDLDSADPDRVSEEIEDVIGIDATDPLLVSAKTGIGVEEALETIVQRFPAPTGEVDAPLKALIVDSWFDSYVGVISLVRVMQGEIKPKQKITAMSTGRSHQVEKVGVFTPKRKESDSLNTGQVGYIICGIKDITAAKVGDTFTNTSNPAEEALGGFKEVQPNVFAGVFPVNSEDYESFRDALDKLSLNDSAFSFEPESSDALGFGFRCGFLGMLHMEIVQERLEREYSLDLITTAPTVIYEVHTSDGEVKKIHNPSDLPEISKINEIHEPIIHASILVPHDYVGNVITLCIEKRGVQKNLNYHGNQVSINFELPLSEVVLDFFDRLKSVSRGYASFDYHHAKFQVAPLVKLDTLINGERVDALSLIVHKDQAANFGRDLAVKMKEIIPRQMYDVAIQAAIGSKVIARTTTKALRKNVTAKCYGGDITRKKKLLEKQKAGKKRMKQIGRVEIPQEAFLAVLRVEK; encoded by the coding sequence ATGGAGCGAATTCGCAACTTTTCTATCATTGCACATATTGATCACGGAAAATCTACTCTAGCAGATCGTTTTATTCAGCACTGCGGTGGCTTGTCGGAGCGTGAGATGAGTGCACAAGTGTTAGATTCAATGGATTTAGAGCGTGAGCGTGGTATCACCATTAAAGCTCAGAGTGTGTCGCTCGACTATAAAGCAAAAGATGGTCATACCTATCAGTTAAATATAATTGATACTCCTGGTCATGTGGACTTCTCATACGAAGTTTCTCGTTCCCTTGCGGCTTGCGAAGGTGCGCTGTTGGTCGTAGATGCTTCTCAAGGGGTAGAAGCGCAAAGTGTTGCTAACTGTTACACCGCTATCGACCTTGGCTTAGAAATACTCCCAATACTAAATAAGATGGATTTAGATTCTGCTGATCCTGATCGCGTTTCTGAAGAAATTGAAGATGTTATTGGTATCGATGCAACTGATCCTTTGCTGGTCAGTGCAAAAACAGGTATTGGTGTTGAAGAAGCTCTTGAAACGATAGTGCAACGGTTCCCAGCGCCAACGGGTGAAGTTGATGCGCCACTAAAAGCCTTAATTGTAGATTCTTGGTTTGACAGTTATGTAGGGGTTATTTCTTTAGTACGAGTGATGCAAGGAGAGATCAAACCAAAACAAAAGATAACTGCGATGTCTACCGGGCGAAGTCATCAGGTTGAAAAGGTGGGAGTATTCACACCAAAACGAAAAGAAAGTGATAGTTTAAACACTGGACAAGTGGGCTACATAATTTGTGGGATTAAAGATATTACTGCAGCTAAAGTTGGTGACACCTTTACGAATACTTCTAATCCTGCTGAAGAAGCGCTTGGAGGTTTTAAAGAAGTGCAACCGAATGTATTTGCTGGTGTGTTTCCTGTTAACTCTGAAGACTATGAGTCATTTCGTGATGCATTAGATAAACTAAGTTTGAATGATTCTGCTTTTAGTTTCGAACCAGAATCATCTGATGCTTTGGGCTTTGGATTTCGATGTGGCTTTCTTGGAATGTTGCATATGGAAATTGTGCAAGAACGTCTTGAGCGAGAATACAGTTTAGATTTAATTACTACTGCACCTACTGTAATTTATGAAGTGCATACTTCAGATGGCGAGGTGAAAAAAATTCATAATCCATCCGATTTGCCAGAGATTAGTAAAATAAACGAAATTCATGAACCAATCATTCATGCTTCAATTTTAGTGCCACATGATTATGTCGGCAATGTAATTACTTTATGTATCGAAAAACGTGGTGTTCAGAAAAATCTAAATTACCATGGCAATCAAGTTTCTATTAATTTTGAGTTACCGCTGAGCGAAGTAGTGTTAGATTTTTTCGATCGACTAAAATCTGTAAGTCGTGGTTATGCGTCATTTGATTATCACCATGCTAAATTCCAAGTAGCGCCATTAGTAAAGTTAGATACGCTCATTAATGGTGAGCGTGTTGATGCGCTTTCGTTAATTGTGCATAAAGATCAAGCAGCTAATTTTGGAAGAGATCTTGCAGTTAAAATGAAAGAGATAATTCCAAGGCAAATGTACGATGTGGCTATTCAAGCTGCAATCGGTTCGAAAGTGATTGCCAGAACAACCACTAAGGCTTTGCGTAAGAACGTAACTGCAAAGTGCTATGGAGGAGATATAACAAGAAAGAAAAAATTACTAGAAAAGCAAAAAGCAGGTAAAAAACGAATGAAACAAATCGGTAGAGTAGAAATACCTCAAGAGGCTTTCCTTGCGGTATTGCGTGTTGAAAAGTAG
- the rpoE gene encoding RNA polymerase sigma factor RpoE, which yields MGENNNDKELVKRAQKGDKVAFDALVTKYHLKVVNLATRFVKDKDDAQDVAQEAFIKAYRGLKNFRGDSAFYTWLYRIAINSAKNYLVSQSRKTPTYAVDIEDAEHIESATALKEYDTPEGNMLTREIEETVYRAIKELPEDLKTAITLRELEGMTYDEIALVMECPIGTVRSRIFRAREAIDKHLKPLLS from the coding sequence ATGGGCGAGAATAATAACGATAAGGAGCTCGTAAAGAGGGCTCAGAAAGGGGATAAAGTAGCGTTCGATGCGCTGGTGACCAAGTACCATCTGAAGGTGGTTAACTTGGCGACCCGCTTCGTTAAGGATAAAGACGATGCTCAAGATGTAGCACAGGAAGCTTTTATTAAAGCCTATCGTGGTTTAAAAAACTTTCGCGGCGATAGTGCTTTTTATACCTGGCTGTATAGGATTGCGATTAATTCAGCAAAGAATTATCTGGTTTCGCAGAGTCGTAAGACACCTACCTATGCCGTGGATATAGAAGATGCCGAGCATATTGAGTCAGCAACTGCGTTGAAAGAGTACGATACGCCTGAGGGCAATATGCTGACCCGCGAAATAGAAGAGACAGTCTATCGAGCGATAAAGGAATTGCCTGAAGACTTGAAGACCGCAATCACACTGCGTGAGTTAGAAGGAATGACTTATGATGAAATTGCATTAGTGATGGAATGTCCAATTGGTACCGTTAGATCAAGGATATTTCGCGCACGTGAAGCAATTGATAAACATCTTAAGCCACTATTGAGCTAA
- a CDS encoding Do family serine endopeptidase, producing MKNRNVFIGLLISFFILICTVSTSAVARYNLPDFTELVEEHADAVVNISTSKQTEVKRGLPPRVEIPELPEGSPFGDFFEKFFGEHGGNGGEEFFNSRSLGSGFIISNDGYVITNHHVVKGADEIIVKLSDRRQLVAEMVGSDPRSDIALLKLEGANFPSVQLGDSDAVKVGQWVLAIGSPFGFDASVTAGIVSAKGRSLPSENYVPFIQTDVAINPGNSGGPLFDLDGNVVGINSQIYTRSGGFMGLSFAIPIEDAMDVVEQLKTNGYVSRGWLGVYIQEVTRELAESFGMEKPTGALVAKILPESPAQDTDIQVGDIILSYDGEEVKNSASLPPLVGRTRVGGTVKLKLMRDGKTKNIKLKIGQLPEKDQSLASKDAPEEESENTVFGLVLRPLTDDEMESLELENGGLLVLDAQSGAAKAAGIRNGDVVQMINGEPVETVAAFSKLMDDLPEGKFISILVQRSHGPEFLAMRIPEKE from the coding sequence ATGAAGAATAGGAATGTTTTTATTGGTTTATTAATAAGTTTTTTTATTTTAATTTGCACTGTCTCAACCAGTGCAGTAGCCCGCTATAATTTACCCGATTTCACAGAGCTCGTAGAAGAGCATGCTGATGCAGTGGTGAACATAAGTACCAGTAAGCAAACCGAGGTTAAAAGAGGTTTGCCGCCTAGAGTAGAAATCCCTGAACTTCCTGAAGGCAGTCCATTCGGAGATTTTTTTGAAAAGTTTTTTGGTGAGCATGGTGGTAATGGTGGGGAGGAATTTTTTAATTCGCGCTCATTAGGCTCAGGATTTATTATTTCAAATGATGGCTACGTAATTACAAATCATCATGTTGTTAAAGGTGCAGATGAAATTATTGTAAAGTTAAGTGACCGCAGACAATTGGTTGCTGAAATGGTAGGTAGTGATCCGCGCAGTGACATAGCGTTGCTTAAACTAGAAGGAGCTAATTTTCCAAGTGTACAACTTGGTGATTCAGATGCGGTGAAAGTTGGGCAGTGGGTATTGGCTATTGGATCACCATTTGGATTCGATGCTTCAGTAACTGCAGGGATTGTGAGCGCTAAAGGTAGAAGTCTTCCGAGTGAGAATTATGTGCCATTTATTCAAACCGATGTGGCAATAAATCCAGGTAATTCTGGTGGGCCACTGTTTGATCTTGACGGAAATGTTGTAGGAATTAATTCGCAAATTTACACACGTTCAGGTGGCTTCATGGGATTGTCGTTTGCGATTCCAATTGAAGATGCCATGGATGTGGTTGAACAATTGAAAACTAACGGTTATGTGTCGCGTGGTTGGTTGGGCGTCTACATACAAGAAGTCACACGTGAACTTGCTGAATCCTTTGGAATGGAAAAACCAACCGGTGCATTAGTAGCAAAAATATTACCAGAAAGTCCTGCGCAAGATACTGATATACAAGTGGGTGACATTATTCTTAGTTATGATGGTGAGGAGGTTAAGAACTCTGCATCATTGCCGCCTCTCGTCGGGCGTACGCGTGTTGGTGGCACTGTCAAATTGAAATTAATGCGTGATGGGAAAACTAAAAATATAAAGTTAAAAATTGGCCAACTGCCTGAAAAAGATCAATCTCTAGCAAGTAAAGATGCACCTGAAGAAGAATCTGAAAATACTGTCTTTGGTTTGGTGTTACGTCCATTAACTGACGATGAAATGGAAAGTTTAGAACTTGAGAATGGCGGTCTACTCGTTTTAGATGCCCAAAGTGGGGCAGCGAAAGCTGCAGGTATACGCAATGGTGATGTTGTACAGATGATTAATGGTGAACCTGTAGAAACGGTTGCTGCGTTCTCGAAATTGATGGACGATCTACCGGAAGGTAAATTCATATCTATATTAGTACAACGCTCTCATGGGCCAGAATTTCTGGCAATGAGAATTCCCGAGAAAGAATGA
- the nadB gene encoding L-aspartate oxidase — MHDFDILIIGSGAAGLSLALRLQNDFRIAVISKGPLDDGSTAWAQGGISAVMDSEDSIEQHVEDTLDAGAGLCDEAAVLHTVSHGKEMITWLQELGVEFTYETGRDGKKYLHLTREGGHTHRRVVHSADATGWAIENALIKNTQDKSNIELFDHHIAIDLITTHKHLQRRASDKANQCVGAYVLNTHDNQVKTFKAKHVILATGGASKVYLYTSNPDGASGDGIAMAWRAGCRVANMEFMQFHPTCLYHPTAKSYLITEAVRGEGGKLLLPNGAEFAHEFDSRGVLAPRDIVARAIDYKMKQMGVDCVYLDISHKPKKFIQEHFPNVYARCLKLGYDMSKEPVPVVPAAHYTCGGVMTDLKGQTDVENLYAIGETTHTGLHGANRMASNSLLECLVFASSTSELINTKGIDNIPSVKIPPWDASRVTEPDEEIVVAHNWDELRRFMWDYVGIVRTNKRLQRAKHRADLLSSEIDEYYSNFRVGSDLIELRNLTLVADLIIRSALSRRESRGLHYTLDYPDADPNLENTDTILDPKTETIIAKSLYAS, encoded by the coding sequence ATGCATGATTTTGACATATTAATTATCGGTAGTGGTGCAGCTGGGCTGAGCCTCGCTTTGCGCTTGCAAAACGACTTCCGTATAGCTGTGATCTCAAAAGGTCCACTGGATGATGGCAGCACTGCCTGGGCACAAGGTGGCATCTCTGCGGTGATGGATAGTGAGGATTCGATTGAACAGCATGTGGAAGATACCTTGGATGCTGGAGCTGGGCTTTGCGATGAAGCGGCCGTATTGCACACCGTCTCTCACGGCAAGGAAATGATCACCTGGTTACAAGAATTAGGGGTCGAATTTACCTATGAAACTGGTCGAGATGGAAAGAAGTATTTACACCTCACTCGCGAAGGCGGTCATACCCATCGACGAGTCGTACACTCAGCAGATGCCACAGGCTGGGCAATTGAAAACGCACTGATTAAAAATACCCAGGATAAAAGTAACATTGAATTGTTTGATCATCATATTGCAATTGATTTAATTACCACACACAAACATTTACAAAGAAGAGCTAGCGACAAAGCCAATCAATGTGTTGGTGCCTATGTACTAAATACGCATGACAATCAAGTTAAAACTTTTAAAGCAAAGCATGTCATTTTAGCTACTGGCGGCGCTAGCAAAGTGTACTTATATACCAGTAATCCTGATGGGGCTTCGGGTGATGGTATCGCGATGGCGTGGCGCGCAGGTTGCCGTGTTGCCAATATGGAATTCATGCAATTTCACCCAACCTGTTTATACCACCCTACCGCAAAATCTTATTTGATTACGGAAGCAGTACGCGGTGAAGGCGGAAAATTATTACTGCCTAATGGCGCGGAATTCGCACATGAATTTGATTCCCGTGGTGTACTAGCACCTCGCGACATCGTGGCACGTGCAATCGACTATAAAATGAAACAAATGGGTGTAGATTGTGTATATCTAGATATAAGCCATAAACCGAAAAAGTTTATTCAAGAACACTTCCCCAATGTGTATGCCCGTTGTTTAAAACTAGGCTACGACATGTCGAAAGAGCCTGTGCCAGTTGTTCCCGCTGCACATTACACTTGTGGTGGCGTGATGACAGATCTGAAAGGCCAAACTGATGTAGAAAACTTATATGCAATCGGCGAAACCACACACACAGGATTACATGGCGCAAATCGCATGGCGAGTAATTCGCTTCTCGAGTGCTTAGTATTTGCATCCTCAACAAGTGAATTGATTAATACAAAAGGCATTGACAATATCCCCTCCGTAAAAATTCCACCATGGGATGCCAGCCGAGTAACGGAGCCAGATGAAGAAATTGTTGTCGCTCACAACTGGGATGAACTAAGAAGGTTTATGTGGGACTACGTTGGTATTGTACGCACCAACAAACGTCTGCAACGCGCAAAACATCGCGCAGATTTACTCAGCTCAGAAATTGATGAGTACTATAGTAATTTCCGAGTCGGCAGTGATTTGATTGAATTAAGAAACTTAACCTTAGTTGCAGATTTAATTATACGTAGCGCATTAAGTAGAAGAGAAAGCCGCGGTTTGCATTATACGTTAGATTACCCTGACGCAGACCCTAACTTAGAAAATACAGACACTATTCTCGATCCAAAAACTGAGACAATAATTGCTAAATCACTTTACGCGAGCTAG
- a CDS encoding oligoribonuclease, translating into MSVNAENLIWIDLEMTGLDPMSDRIIEIATIVTNKHLEELAVGPVIAVHQPATLIAGMDEWNTNQHGQSGLIERVRKSEFNEEQAEKATIEFLQQYISSNTSPMCGNSICQDRRFLARLMPSLEEYFHYRNLDVSSLKELANRWYPKIARGFSKESKHLALDDIRDSIDELKYYRQNLFSQV; encoded by the coding sequence ATGTCTGTGAACGCTGAAAATTTAATTTGGATCGATTTAGAAATGACAGGCTTGGATCCAATGTCGGATCGTATCATTGAAATAGCCACCATCGTTACTAATAAGCATTTAGAAGAATTGGCAGTAGGTCCAGTTATTGCGGTACATCAACCTGCTACTTTAATAGCTGGAATGGATGAATGGAATACCAATCAACATGGTCAATCAGGTTTAATTGAGCGTGTAAGAAAAAGTGAATTCAATGAAGAGCAGGCTGAGAAAGCAACTATTGAGTTTTTGCAGCAATACATTTCAAGCAACACATCGCCTATGTGTGGAAATAGTATCTGTCAGGATCGTCGTTTTCTGGCGCGATTAATGCCGAGCCTTGAGGAATATTTTCATTATCGAAACCTAGATGTTAGTAGCCTGAAGGAGCTAGCAAATCGGTGGTATCCTAAAATTGCTAGAGGGTTTAGTAAAGAGTCTAAACATCTAGCTCTAGATGATATTCGCGATTCCATTGATGAGCTTAAATACTATCGACAAAATTTATTTTCGCAAGTTTGA
- a CDS encoding transcriptional regulator gives MILLRLPIILLITCSFSAVSVGASEIEMQNLLSKMNNTLERGNYEGTFVFMHNGNVETMSIVHGYSDNGVREKLVSLTGDAREVIRDQDVLTCIWPRDKLVVIEAASEAHGLPSSLPTDINELAFHYKLTDVGQARVAGHNCTLVRFEPLDDLRYGHELCVEAQQGMVLESKTFDASGKVIENMMFTSFRMRETAPEKLFQPSVHLNDYTWKTASVELNGELQPDRAWKIEELPPGFSLRSVTSRLMSASNNPVQHMVITDGLASISVFISKVDDPEHMYEGAHKQGVINAYARDLNQHQITVVGEVPQGTVKMIGSSIIYTPLN, from the coding sequence ATGATTTTATTACGATTACCCATAATTCTGCTTATAACTTGCAGTTTTTCTGCTGTATCGGTGGGTGCTTCCGAAATTGAAATGCAGAATTTGCTAAGCAAAATGAATAATACGCTGGAGAGAGGTAACTACGAAGGTACTTTTGTTTTCATGCACAACGGAAATGTTGAGACTATGAGCATTGTGCATGGTTATTCCGATAATGGTGTGCGAGAGAAGCTTGTTTCACTTACAGGCGATGCTCGAGAAGTCATTCGTGATCAGGATGTGCTAACTTGTATTTGGCCGCGTGATAAATTAGTGGTAATTGAAGCAGCTAGTGAGGCGCATGGACTGCCATCATCCTTGCCTACTGACATAAACGAATTAGCCTTTCATTATAAATTAACCGATGTTGGTCAGGCGAGAGTTGCGGGGCACAACTGCACCTTAGTTCGTTTTGAACCGCTAGATGATCTTAGATATGGCCATGAACTTTGCGTAGAGGCTCAACAGGGTATGGTTTTAGAATCTAAGACCTTCGACGCCAGTGGTAAAGTAATCGAAAACATGATGTTCACTAGTTTTCGCATGCGCGAAACTGCGCCCGAAAAATTATTTCAACCAAGTGTGCATTTGAATGATTACACCTGGAAAACTGCGAGTGTTGAGCTCAATGGCGAGTTGCAACCTGATCGGGCATGGAAAATTGAAGAGTTGCCCCCAGGGTTTTCGCTACGAAGCGTAACCAGTAGATTGATGAGTGCGAGTAATAATCCTGTGCAGCATATGGTGATTACGGATGGTTTAGCCTCTATTTCAGTATTTATCAGCAAGGTAGATGATCCAGAGCATATGTACGAAGGAGCGCATAAACAAGGTGTAATAAATGCTTATGCCAGAGATCTTAACCAACATCAAATTACAGTGGTGGGAGAAGTTCCGCAAGGTACAGTAAAGATGATTGGTTCATCTATTATCTACACGCCTCTTAACTAA